A segment of the Symmachiella macrocystis genome:
GCAGCAACAGATCGCAGGCAAGACCCGCTTCGATTCGTGTCCGCAGATGGGTGCGCTCATCGCGAGCAATTCCCAACGGAACCGGTTCGCCCCCCGCGCGTTGTATTTGTGCCGCCAACATCGATTCATTGGAATTGCGAATCTGCCCCGGTTGCGGAATGTCGCCGACCGGAACCAATTCATCCCCCGTTGCCAGTATCGCCACGCGGGGACGAGGATAAACGGCCACTTGATCGCGACCCGATTCCGCCAACGTGCCGATCTCCTGCGGGCGTAATGGCGTCCCGGAATTCAGCACGCGCTGGCCCCGCTGTGTCGACGTCCCTTGCCGCATGATACTTTGCCCGACGGTAACGGGAGCACCGTCGATTGCGACTACAGCTGGTTCTTCGGAGTCGCGGAACTGTGTGTCTTCGACACGCACAACCGCATCGGCCCCGGCAGGAAGAGGAGCACCGGTCATGATCCGCGTCGCCCATCCCGGCTCAACGGCCCGTGTGGGGACTTGCCCCGCCATGACCTCTTCCAAAAACCGTAGCTCCGCGCGTCCCGATGTCACATCCGCCGCACGCACGGCGTAACCGTCCATCAATGCTTTATCAAACGGTGGTGAATCTACGTCGCTGACGATATCCTCAGCCAACACCAAGCCCAGTGATTCGCCGAGCGGCACGCGCGCCGCGACAGGGTCGGCAACTTCGGCGATGATGGCGTCCAGCGCCTGTTCTACGGTGAACATCGTCGTCACTGTTTTTTACTGGGGATGTCCAAGAAGTTCCGCAACAGTTGCGATCCCTCAAAGGTCAGAAAACTCTCCGGATGAAATTGCACGCCGTGCAACGGATACTCCCGATGCCGCACCCCCATGATTTCGCGAGGGAAATCTTCGTCCTCAGTCCAGGCCGTTACGACGATATCCTCGGGAGCATCCGTCGGATCGCCGATCAAGCTATGATAGCGTGTCGCCTCAAAGGGATTGTTCAAACCGCTAAACACCCCCTGGCCGTCGTGATAAATTTGCGAGACTTTGCCGTGCATCAAACGCTCCGCACGGACGACCTGCCAACCAAAGACCTCGCAAATGCACTGATGCCCCAAGCAGACCCCCAGTAACGGCAGTCGAGGCGCGAAATGTTCGACCACTGCCTTGGACAGACCCGCTTCGTGCGGCGTGCAAGGACCGGGCGATATAATAATCCGCTCCGGCTGCAACGCTTCGATTTCCTCGATGGAGGTCTTATCGTTGCGAGCGACATGAATATCGAGCGTCGCGTCGATTTCCCCCAACCGTTGGACGAGGTTGTAGGTAAACGAGTCGTAGTTGTCGAGAATGAATATCATTGCTGTGCGTCGAACGAGGGGCGATGGTATCGCCGCGTTGTTTTAAGGGAACTGCCGGTTATTTGAAAAAAGGTGTGCCCATTTATGCTAACATCCGCAGGGGGAGACCACTAGTGGCAA
Coding sequences within it:
- a CDS encoding molybdopterin molybdotransferase MoeA; amino-acid sequence: MFTVEQALDAIIAEVADPVAARVPLGESLGLVLAEDIVSDVDSPPFDKALMDGYAVRAADVTSGRAELRFLEEVMAGQVPTRAVEPGWATRIMTGAPLPAGADAVVRVEDTQFRDSEEPAVVAIDGAPVTVGQSIMRQGTSTQRGQRVLNSGTPLRPQEIGTLAESGRDQVAVYPRPRVAILATGDELVPVGDIPQPGQIRNSNESMLAAQIQRAGGEPVPLGIARDERTHLRTRIEAGLACDLLLLSGGVSAGKLDLVPSELQAAGVRQVFHKVRVKPGKPLWFGVSERAEKDANPIHKGCYVFGLPGNPVSSMVCCEIFVRTALRRLLGIEPQRPLAVSARLEHEYRHQGNRPTYHPAQMESSLTGRTVSIVSWQGSSDLRATTAANGMVCFPAGEALYSAGTVMDVYPW
- a CDS encoding anthranilate synthase component II; translation: MIFILDNYDSFTYNLVQRLGEIDATLDIHVARNDKTSIEEIEALQPERIIISPGPCTPHEAGLSKAVVEHFAPRLPLLGVCLGHQCICEVFGWQVVRAERLMHGKVSQIYHDGQGVFSGLNNPFEATRYHSLIGDPTDAPEDIVVTAWTEDEDFPREIMGVRHREYPLHGVQFHPESFLTFEGSQLLRNFLDIPSKKQ